A stretch of DNA from Glycine max cultivar Williams 82 chromosome 18, Glycine_max_v4.0, whole genome shotgun sequence:
TAAATTCAATGCTCTCATCGTTTTCCCTCATAAACCGCTTTCTCGTGTTGTAACACACTCATCACTCATCATATTCATTCACACTTCCCACTTTCCAATATGGAATGCTGCATAATCGCCAGGCTCAAGACCCAACCTTTATGGTTCGCGCTGCTCTTCGTTGTCGGATTGTTAACGATTCTCAAATTGGCTTTCGTTGTTTTCAGATGGGTCTACGTCAATTTCCTCCGACCACCGAAGAATCTCAAAAAGTACGGATCTTGGGCAGTGGTTACTGGACCCACTGACGGCATTGGAAAGAGCTTCGCTTTCGAGCTCGCTCGCAAGGGCCTGAACCTCGTCCTTGTCGGAAGGAACCCCGACAAGCTCAAAGACGTGTCGGATTCGATCGCGGCGAAGTTCAGAAGAACCGAGGTTAAGACCGTCGTGGTTGACTTCTCCGGGGATCTGGACGAGGGCGTGAAGAAGATTAGCGAAGCGATTGAAGGGTTGGAAGTTGGAGTGCTCGTTAACAATGTGGGAGTTTCGTATCCTTACGCGAGGTTCTTCCACGAAGTGGACGAGGGGCTTCTCAACAACCTTATTAAGGTTAACGTTGTTGGAACCACTAAGGTCACGCAAGCTGTTCTGCCAGGGATGCTCAGGAGAAAGAAGGGGGCGATTGTTAACATTGGTTCTGGAGCTGCTATTGTTATTCCTTCTGATCCTCTTTATGCTGTTTATGCCGCCACCAAAGCGtgagttgttgttgatgattgC
This window harbors:
- the LOC100817128 gene encoding Very-long-chain 3-oxoacyl-CoA reductase 1-like; its protein translation is MECCIIARLKTQPLWFALLFVVGLLTILKLAFVVFRWVYVNFLRPPKNLKKYGSWAVVTGPTDGIGKSFAFELARKGLNLVLVGRNPDKLKDVSDSIAAKFRRTEVKTVVVDFSGDLDEGVKKISEAIEGLEVGVLVNNVGVSYPYARFFHEVDEGLLNNLIKVNVVGTTKVTQAVLPGMLRRKKGAIVNIGSGAAIVIPSDPLYAVYAATKAYIDQFSRCLYVEYKKSGIDVQCQIPLYVATKMASIRKSSFFVPSTDGYAKAGVKWIGYEPRCTPYWPHTLLWAVAFSLPEFVVDAWRLWFCLGIRKRGQRKESMKKE